A DNA window from Petrotoga sibirica DSM 13575 contains the following coding sequences:
- a CDS encoding alpha-galactosidase has protein sequence MPITFDQETKRWFLETENMGYVFGLDDQGKIKNLYWGSKLPRFKDYPEVKDLIVMDRYTWNDEFSVRGEKNNVEHCLKVEYYDGVRDIVLNYKSFEVSGNDLVIRLSDEHYNLSVNLFYKVIAKYDIIERWIEIENNSNQEINVEDMKSASLYVENDEKAKLNYLAGMWGSEFHLKKEDINEGSKVLESRVGKTSAYLNPFFAIDYSADEDHGKVYFGELAWSGNWKIVVQKRIYERIAIIGGINDWDFSYILEPSEKITTPKFVFGFSDEGFTKASQNIHHYQLDYILPKDKAHKLRKVLYNSWEATTFNVNEENQKILAEKAAKIGVELFVIDDGWFGERNDDHAGLGDWYVNKDKFPNGLKPLISYVKSLGMDFGIWVEPEMVNPDSELYRNHPDWVISFPNRPKSLQRNQLMLNLAREDVKEFIIDFMDNLLTQNDIDFVKWDMNRHVFESGWMQVEPRKQREIWVKYVWNLYDIWKYLREKHPHVTFENCSSGGGRVDIGLMQYADQVWTSDNTDPFDRLEIQEGFSYAYAPKIMIGWVTDWGEKDTYPLAYRFHSSMMGSLGIGADLNKFSERDFDLARYQVQLYKEIREIIQEGYQFRLSSVPNDRYFAVEYLNKSKDEGVLIYLRNPRRFGLFDRVNVKLKDLENDAVYTVYEGLQEEEKEIIKLSGKALKERGIIVEDSSKDFFESGKVTHFYSRILRFRKSD, from the coding sequence ATGCCTATAACTTTTGATCAAGAAACGAAGAGATGGTTTTTGGAAACAGAAAATATGGGTTACGTTTTTGGATTAGATGATCAAGGAAAAATCAAAAATTTGTATTGGGGATCAAAGTTACCGAGGTTTAAGGACTACCCAGAAGTTAAAGATTTGATTGTAATGGACAGATACACTTGGAATGATGAGTTTTCTGTAAGAGGAGAGAAGAACAACGTCGAGCATTGTTTGAAGGTTGAGTATTACGACGGTGTTAGGGATATTGTGTTGAATTACAAAAGTTTTGAAGTGAGTGGGAATGATCTAGTAATCAGGCTAAGTGATGAGCATTATAATTTGAGTGTAAATCTTTTCTACAAGGTGATAGCAAAGTACGATATTATAGAAAGATGGATAGAGATTGAAAACAATTCTAATCAAGAAATAAATGTAGAAGATATGAAATCGGCGTCGTTGTATGTTGAAAATGATGAAAAAGCAAAACTAAATTATCTTGCAGGTATGTGGGGGAGTGAGTTTCACTTAAAAAAGGAAGACATAAACGAGGGAAGCAAAGTTTTGGAAAGTAGGGTTGGAAAAACAAGCGCCTACCTGAATCCTTTTTTTGCGATCGATTACTCTGCTGATGAAGATCATGGAAAGGTATACTTCGGTGAATTAGCTTGGAGTGGTAATTGGAAGATAGTAGTGCAAAAACGTATATACGAAAGAATAGCTATAATTGGAGGAATAAATGACTGGGATTTTAGTTATATACTAGAACCCTCGGAAAAGATCACTACTCCGAAATTTGTGTTTGGCTTTTCAGACGAGGGTTTTACAAAGGCGAGCCAGAATATACATCATTACCAGCTCGACTATATCTTGCCAAAAGATAAAGCACACAAATTAAGAAAGGTTTTATACAATTCTTGGGAAGCCACGACGTTTAATGTGAACGAAGAAAATCAAAAAATATTGGCTGAAAAGGCTGCAAAAATTGGTGTGGAACTTTTTGTTATAGACGATGGATGGTTTGGGGAAAGAAATGACGATCATGCAGGGTTAGGGGATTGGTATGTGAACAAAGATAAATTTCCAAATGGCTTGAAACCTTTGATAAGCTATGTTAAATCCTTAGGAATGGATTTTGGCATATGGGTAGAACCGGAGATGGTTAACCCTGACAGCGAATTGTATAGAAATCACCCTGACTGGGTGATTAGTTTTCCAAATAGACCAAAATCACTTCAACGAAATCAATTGATGCTTAATTTGGCAAGAGAAGATGTGAAAGAGTTCATCATAGATTTCATGGATAATCTTTTAACACAGAACGATATAGATTTCGTCAAATGGGATATGAACAGACATGTTTTTGAGTCGGGATGGATGCAAGTAGAACCACGAAAACAAAGAGAAATATGGGTTAAATACGTGTGGAACTTATATGATATTTGGAAATATTTAAGAGAAAAACATCCACACGTTACTTTTGAAAACTGTTCCAGCGGTGGGGGAAGAGTGGATATAGGCTTAATGCAATATGCGGATCAAGTATGGACAAGCGACAACACAGACCCATTTGATAGATTAGAGATCCAAGAGGGTTTTTCCTACGCATACGCACCAAAAATAATGATAGGGTGGGTAACTGACTGGGGAGAAAAAGATACTTATCCTTTGGCGTACAGATTTCATTCATCGATGATGGGATCTTTGGGAATCGGTGCAGATTTGAATAAATTCTCTGAAAGGGATTTCGATTTAGCAAGGTATCAGGTTCAGTTGTATAAAGAGATAAGAGAGATAATACAAGAAGGCTATCAATTCAGACTTTCTTCCGTTCCAAACGATAGGTATTTTGCTGTGGAGTATTTGAATAAAAGTAAAGATGAAGGTGTTTTGATATATTTAAGAAACCCTCGAAGGTTTGGCTTGTTCGATAGGGTAAACGTCAAGCTAAAAGATTTGGAAAACGATGCTGTATACACTGTTTATGAAGGGCTTCAGGAAGAAGAAAAAGAGATAATTAAATTATCAGGAAAGGCACTGAAAGAAAGGGGAATTATAGTAGAGGATTCCTCTAAGGATTTTTTCGAAAGTGGAAAAGTAACTCATTTTTATAGCAGAATTTTGAGGTTTAGAAAGAGTGATTAA
- a CDS encoding MFS transporter: protein MNSAKKQNQKNNMLIIFGVTLMVVMGVSSISPVFPLIKEEFNVTEQQVGLLITFFNLPAIFLTPLFGVLADRYGRKKFMVPFLFLFAISGALSGLTTNFNILLLLRAINGAGASALGALNVTLMGDLFRERERLKVIGYNETVANIGLAIYPLIGGMLAIFGWQFPFFLSILAVPVGIATLFLLEDSHQNNGENLKDYFVDLFKVLKDFRIILIYIAGFSTFFLLSGAYSSYLPFLSEYKFGFPPWITGILMFFMSFTAAFASSQLVKLSDRYTVKWLLAFSYVFYAIALFLLMVVRNFVGLMVAVIIFGMGHGINIPSMHSLTTEITSRKNRGAVISLREVFFKLSGTVAPLMMGFLYTLNGIDAVYLFSAIYSLCIFVLLFFSFKKIF from the coding sequence TTGAATTCTGCAAAAAAACAAAATCAAAAAAATAACATGTTAATTATATTCGGTGTGACGTTGATGGTCGTCATGGGTGTATCTAGTATTTCTCCTGTTTTTCCTTTGATAAAGGAAGAATTCAATGTAACAGAGCAACAGGTAGGCTTGTTAATTACTTTTTTTAACTTGCCTGCCATATTTTTAACTCCATTATTTGGTGTTTTAGCTGATAGATATGGAAGAAAAAAATTTATGGTTCCTTTCTTATTTTTATTTGCCATATCTGGGGCATTAAGTGGTTTAACAACAAATTTTAACATTTTACTGTTATTACGTGCTATCAATGGAGCTGGGGCATCCGCCTTGGGCGCATTGAATGTAACCCTTATGGGAGACTTATTTAGAGAAAGAGAAAGATTAAAAGTTATAGGTTACAATGAAACCGTTGCAAATATTGGATTAGCTATCTATCCACTTATTGGTGGAATGTTGGCTATTTTTGGTTGGCAGTTTCCTTTTTTTCTGTCCATTTTAGCTGTACCCGTTGGAATAGCTACCTTATTTCTTCTTGAAGATTCCCATCAAAATAATGGTGAGAACTTGAAGGATTATTTTGTAGATCTGTTTAAAGTTTTAAAAGATTTCAGAATAATTCTTATCTATATTGCTGGGTTTTCTACTTTCTTTTTGCTCAGTGGTGCATATTCTTCGTATCTACCTTTTTTATCAGAATATAAGTTTGGTTTTCCCCCTTGGATAACAGGTATATTAATGTTTTTTATGTCTTTCACCGCTGCATTTGCTTCTTCACAGTTGGTGAAATTAAGCGATAGATACACGGTAAAATGGTTGTTAGCTTTTTCTTATGTGTTTTATGCGATCGCCCTTTTTTTATTGATGGTTGTTAGAAATTTTGTAGGTTTGATGGTAGCTGTTATTATTTTTGGCATGGGGCATGGCATAAATATTCCGAGTATGCACTCTCTGACTACTGAAATAACTTCAAGAAAAAACAGAGGAGCGGTGATTTCCTTAAGAGAGGTTTTCTTTAAGTTATCTGGAACTGTGGCTCCATTGATGATGGGATTTCTTTATACTTTAAACGGGATTGATGCTGTTTATCTTTTTTCGGCTATTTATTCTTTGTGTATTTTCGTTCTTTTATTTTTTTCTTTCAAAAAAATATTTTGA
- a CDS encoding carbohydrate ABC transporter permease: MSRKIRYVLIYLFLSIAAFISVFPFYWMVVGSTNTSLDVNKGKLTFGNQFFVNIQNLINNFDLGQVFWNSIQISFFVVILSVVASSMAGYGFELYKSKGMKYVYGGTLLTLMVPFAALMVPVFRLMTYLNLIDSLWGVILPMIPSVFLVFFFKQNFQTYPREIIMAARVDGASELRIFFSIVMPSIKATYAAAAIYSFLTSWNAYLQPLVIIQSQKKRTMALFIANLASGYKPDFGLVMTAVVVATVPALILFFMLQRYFVQGVLGSVKQ; encoded by the coding sequence ATGAGTCGAAAAATTAGATATGTATTAATATACTTGTTTTTAAGTATTGCTGCTTTTATTTCAGTGTTCCCTTTTTATTGGATGGTGGTTGGTAGCACAAATACATCTTTAGATGTCAATAAAGGAAAACTAACATTCGGAAATCAATTTTTCGTAAATATCCAAAATCTTATAAACAATTTTGATTTAGGTCAAGTTTTCTGGAACTCTATCCAAATTTCTTTTTTTGTAGTTATTTTGTCTGTTGTTGCATCTTCTATGGCCGGTTACGGGTTTGAACTGTATAAATCAAAAGGAATGAAATATGTTTATGGTGGGACTTTATTAACATTGATGGTTCCTTTTGCCGCTTTGATGGTTCCTGTTTTCAGGTTGATGACTTATTTGAATTTAATAGATTCCCTTTGGGGAGTTATTTTACCTATGATCCCATCAGTGTTTTTAGTCTTTTTCTTCAAACAAAATTTTCAAACATATCCAAGGGAGATTATAATGGCGGCGCGTGTGGATGGAGCAAGTGAATTAAGAATTTTTTTCTCCATAGTAATGCCTTCAATAAAAGCCACATATGCTGCCGCAGCAATTTACTCCTTTTTAACAAGTTGGAACGCATACTTACAACCCTTAGTTATTATTCAAAGTCAAAAAAAGCGTACTATGGCTTTATTTATAGCTAATTTAGCATCAGGTTACAAACCCGATTTTGGTTTAGTTATGACAGCCGTAGTAGTAGCGACGGTACCAGCTCTGATTCTATTTTTTATGCTTCAGAGGTATTTCGTACAAGGCGTTTTAGGTTCTGTAAAACAATAA
- a CDS encoding carbohydrate ABC transporter permease — MTKTFEKRRNKWGWIFVSIAVFFLALFIFYPLIYSLYLSTFSTRGVMRNFVGFGNYLRLFQDNYFIQSLKNIIIILIIQVPIMLFLALIFAFLLNDPKLKLKRVFRTALFLPAVTSLVAYSVVFKMMFSTEGLINNVLLTLNIIKEPIRWLLDPVWAKVTLIIAMTWRWTGYNMMLYLAGLQNIPQEIYEAAEIDGASKITQFFRITIPLLKPIILFTTILSTIGTLQLFDEPMMLASGVTTGSSVGPGNSLLTPSVYIYNVSFKYVPNFGYASAISWIIVLIAVILTLTQFRVAGEEK; from the coding sequence GTGACTAAAACATTTGAAAAAAGAAGAAACAAATGGGGTTGGATTTTTGTAAGTATAGCTGTATTTTTTTTGGCTTTGTTTATTTTCTATCCCTTGATTTATTCCCTATATTTATCTACTTTTTCTACAAGAGGAGTAATGAGAAATTTTGTGGGCTTTGGAAATTATCTAAGACTTTTTCAAGACAACTATTTCATACAATCATTGAAAAATATTATTATTATTTTAATTATTCAAGTTCCTATAATGCTCTTTTTAGCGCTTATTTTTGCTTTTTTGCTTAATGATCCAAAATTAAAGTTAAAAAGGGTTTTTAGAACAGCTCTTTTTTTACCTGCTGTCACTTCTCTTGTTGCATATAGTGTAGTTTTCAAAATGATGTTTTCTACTGAAGGTCTTATTAACAATGTCTTATTAACTCTTAATATAATTAAAGAACCCATTAGATGGTTGTTAGATCCAGTATGGGCCAAAGTTACATTAATAATTGCCATGACTTGGAGATGGACAGGGTATAATATGATGTTATATTTAGCAGGGCTTCAAAATATACCCCAAGAAATCTATGAAGCTGCTGAGATAGACGGTGCAAGTAAAATTACCCAATTTTTTAGAATTACAATTCCTTTGTTGAAACCTATAATTCTTTTTACTACTATTTTGTCTACGATAGGAACATTACAACTCTTTGATGAGCCAATGATGCTAGCTTCTGGGGTGACAACAGGTTCAAGCGTTGGCCCAGGTAATTCTTTGCTTACACCATCAGTTTATATTTATAATGTTAGTTTTAAGTATGTTCCAAATTTTGGATATGCCTCTGCAATTTCGTGGATTATAGTTCTTATAGCTGTAATTTTAACTTTAACGCAGTTTAGGGTGGCAGGTGAGGAAAAATGA
- a CDS encoding ABC transporter substrate-binding protein codes for MKRFLSVLVLLVFMVGLGITANAADSSGKITIWCWDPNFNVAIMEEAAERYSKANPNVEFEIVSMAKADVEQKLNTILASGVKKGLPEIVLIEDYNAKKYLESYPKSFTDLTGYFNWEEFADYKLGFMTLKNKVYGVPFDSGVTGWFYRRDYFQEAGINVQGLNEITMTEFIELGKKVKEETGKYMIGADPYDGGLMRILLQSAGTWYFYENGEPNIANNPVMYEAVRIYKEIYDSGIGKEVSGWNEWVASFNEGEVASVITGAWIIGSIKAEPTQEGKWGVLPIPKLDVPGSVNASNLGGSSWYILENSEYKDLAINFMKEIYAKDVDFYQTILYERGAIGTWLPAQTGEAYVKRDPFFGNQRIYLDFSEWMTMIPSIDYGLFTYEADAAIMGVMPDVYNGNLTIEEALKKAEDQFRNVVGFF; via the coding sequence ATGAAAAGATTTTTAAGTGTTTTAGTCCTTTTAGTTTTTATGGTGGGATTAGGTATAACGGCTAATGCAGCAGATTCAAGTGGCAAAATAACCATATGGTGTTGGGATCCTAATTTTAATGTGGCAATCATGGAAGAAGCAGCCGAAAGATACAGTAAAGCAAATCCAAATGTAGAGTTTGAAATTGTAAGTATGGCAAAAGCCGATGTTGAGCAAAAGTTGAACACAATATTGGCCTCTGGTGTAAAAAAAGGTCTTCCTGAAATTGTGTTGATTGAAGATTATAACGCAAAGAAGTATTTGGAATCGTATCCTAAATCTTTTACTGATTTAACAGGTTATTTTAACTGGGAAGAATTCGCCGATTACAAACTTGGATTCATGACATTAAAAAACAAAGTCTATGGAGTTCCATTCGATTCTGGTGTAACAGGATGGTTTTATAGAAGAGATTATTTTCAAGAAGCTGGAATAAACGTTCAAGGTCTAAATGAAATTACAATGACTGAATTTATAGAATTAGGAAAAAAGGTTAAAGAAGAAACTGGGAAATATATGATTGGAGCCGATCCGTATGATGGAGGTTTAATGAGGATATTGCTACAATCAGCGGGAACTTGGTATTTTTACGAGAATGGAGAACCAAACATAGCAAATAATCCAGTGATGTATGAAGCAGTCAGAATTTACAAAGAAATTTATGACTCAGGAATTGGCAAAGAAGTTTCTGGCTGGAATGAATGGGTAGCATCATTTAATGAAGGAGAAGTTGCCTCCGTTATTACTGGAGCATGGATAATTGGATCGATAAAGGCAGAACCCACTCAAGAAGGTAAATGGGGCGTTCTACCAATTCCAAAATTGGATGTTCCTGGTTCTGTTAACGCCTCAAATCTTGGAGGATCCAGTTGGTATATATTAGAAAATTCTGAATACAAAGATTTAGCAATTAATTTCATGAAAGAAATATATGCTAAAGATGTAGATTTTTATCAAACAATATTGTACGAAAGAGGAGCTATAGGAACCTGGTTACCTGCTCAAACAGGTGAAGCTTACGTAAAACGAGATCCTTTCTTTGGTAACCAAAGAATATATTTAGATTTTTCAGAATGGATGACTATGATTCCTTCAATTGATTATGGTTTATTTACTTACGAAGCAGACGCAGCAATTATGGGAGTAATGCCAGATGTATACAATGGTAACTTAACGATTGAAGAAGCTCTAAAAAAAGCTGAAGATCAGTTTAGAAATGTAGTTGGATTTTTTTAA
- a CDS encoding beta-galactosidase: MTKKYEPISAKVPHFLHGADYNPDQWLKYPEVLEEDIRLMKLAGCNVMSVGIFAWSTLEPEEGKFNFGWLDKVIEKLYKNGIYTILATPSGARPAWMSRKYPEVLRVGPNRVRNLHGERHNHCYTSPVYREKVNIINTKLAERYSNHPGVIAWHVSNEYEGECHCELCQESFRNWLKEKYKTLENLNDAWWTAFWSHTYTDWTQIESPAPHGESTLHGLSLDWKRFVTHQTVDFFKHEIEPLKKINPNLPVTTNFMGIYEGLDYWKFVDYVDVISWDNYPRWHSNDDYDLACGVSMVHDLNRSLKGGKPFMLMESTPSTTNWQEVSKLKRPGMHLLSSIQAVAHGSDTVQYFQWRKSRGSSEKFHGAVVDHCGHENTRVFNDVKNVGETLKRLDEIIGTTVNPEVAIIFDWENRWAMKDAQGPRNIGIHYEETVKENYKPFWKNGVPVDVINMDCDFSKYKLLIAPMLYMVKQGVSEKIKEFVRKGGTFVTTYWSGIVNETDLCFLGGFPGPLREVLGIWSEEIDALYDGESRQVSFDNENELGLKGEYKAKELCDLIHLEGARSLATYKEDFYKGMPALTVNDFSKGKAYYIASRNEEQFNDMFYGKLIEELGLKKVIDRDLPYGITAQMRTDGENDFIFVMNFTQEEKVVELDEQKYIDLLEGETSDRKLTVPGYGVKILKRTKS; this comes from the coding sequence ATGACAAAAAAATATGAACCAATAAGTGCAAAAGTGCCGCATTTTCTACACGGGGCAGATTATAACCCTGATCAATGGCTAAAGTATCCAGAAGTCTTAGAAGAGGATATCAGGCTTATGAAGCTTGCTGGATGCAACGTTATGTCTGTAGGCATATTCGCCTGGAGTACTTTAGAACCTGAAGAAGGTAAGTTTAATTTCGGTTGGTTAGATAAAGTTATAGAAAAGCTATACAAAAATGGAATATATACAATCTTAGCAACTCCAAGTGGTGCTAGGCCTGCCTGGATGTCGCGGAAATATCCAGAAGTTTTGAGGGTAGGACCGAATAGAGTGAGAAACCTTCACGGTGAGCGCCATAATCATTGTTATACATCGCCAGTTTACAGAGAAAAAGTCAACATTATAAACACAAAACTAGCAGAAAGGTATTCGAATCATCCAGGAGTAATAGCTTGGCATGTATCTAACGAATATGAGGGAGAATGTCACTGTGAACTCTGTCAAGAATCCTTTAGAAATTGGTTAAAGGAGAAATATAAAACCTTAGAAAATCTGAATGATGCCTGGTGGACGGCTTTTTGGAGTCATACCTATACTGATTGGACACAAATAGAATCTCCCGCGCCTCATGGAGAGAGTACGCTTCATGGATTAAGTTTAGACTGGAAGAGATTCGTAACTCACCAAACTGTTGATTTTTTCAAACACGAGATAGAGCCTCTGAAAAAGATAAATCCAAACCTGCCTGTGACAACCAACTTTATGGGAATATATGAGGGATTAGATTACTGGAAATTTGTTGATTATGTGGATGTAATTTCCTGGGATAATTATCCAAGATGGCATAGTAATGATGATTACGATTTAGCCTGTGGAGTGAGTATGGTTCATGATTTGAATAGATCATTGAAAGGTGGAAAACCTTTCATGTTGATGGAGAGCACTCCGAGCACAACTAATTGGCAAGAAGTCAGTAAATTGAAAAGACCAGGAATGCATTTATTATCTTCTATTCAAGCGGTAGCTCATGGTTCTGATACCGTTCAATATTTTCAATGGAGAAAGAGCAGAGGGAGCAGTGAAAAATTCCATGGAGCTGTTGTTGATCATTGTGGGCATGAAAATACCAGAGTTTTCAACGATGTCAAAAATGTGGGTGAAACACTAAAAAGATTAGATGAAATAATAGGAACAACGGTAAATCCAGAAGTTGCTATTATTTTTGATTGGGAAAATAGGTGGGCGATGAAAGATGCCCAAGGCCCAAGAAACATAGGCATACATTACGAGGAAACCGTTAAAGAGAATTATAAACCTTTCTGGAAGAATGGTGTACCTGTTGATGTTATAAATATGGACTGTGACTTTTCAAAATACAAATTATTGATAGCACCAATGCTTTACATGGTTAAACAAGGGGTAAGTGAAAAAATCAAGGAATTTGTGAGAAAAGGTGGGACCTTTGTTACAACATACTGGTCGGGAATAGTCAACGAGACAGATTTGTGTTTCTTAGGGGGATTTCCAGGTCCTTTGAGAGAGGTTCTTGGCATTTGGTCTGAGGAGATAGATGCACTTTACGATGGTGAGAGTAGACAAGTTTCTTTCGATAATGAAAATGAATTAGGGCTGAAAGGTGAATATAAAGCAAAGGAACTATGCGATTTGATTCATTTGGAAGGAGCTAGATCTTTGGCAACCTACAAAGAGGATTTTTACAAAGGGATGCCCGCTTTAACGGTCAATGATTTTTCAAAAGGAAAAGCATATTATATAGCTTCAAGAAATGAAGAGCAATTTAACGATATGTTTTATGGCAAACTGATAGAAGAACTTGGATTGAAAAAGGTTATTGATAGGGATTTACCATACGGTATTACAGCTCAAATGAGAACTGATGGAGAGAATGACTTTATTTTTGTGATGAACTTTACTCAAGAAGAAAAGGTTGTCGAACTTGATGAACAGAAATATATCGACCTTCTGGAAGGTGAAACTTCAGATAGAAAACTAACTGTTCCAGGTTATGGGGTTAAGATTCTTAAAAGAACGAAATCTTGA
- a CDS encoding galactokinase → MDLLNSFQEIYEVSKKPVQRFFSPGRINLIGEHIDYNGGYVLPVAINLGINGLMNLRDDNFICLKSMDFPNEVKVDLNKGVDYRKEDGWGNYAKGVIKFLLEDGVPLKGCNILIKGELPNGAGLSSSAALEVLIGFMLLSQSQSPEEIERTYLALLGQRVENKFIGVNSGIMDQFVIANAKKDHALLLDTQNLTYEYIPCYLDEYSLIIMNTNKRRELASSQYNQRRQECENALEKINQSKETKVDNLCQCSEKDLKYLDNEIELKRARHVITENQRVIQASKLLNNNDIEGFGSLLIQSHNSLKNDYEVTGYELDTIVDEALKTKGCVGARMTGAGFGGCAIALVEKSQVKTFKEQVSKNYYEKTMIEPFFYETTIEDGVKILKN, encoded by the coding sequence ATGGATTTACTAAATTCTTTTCAAGAAATCTACGAAGTTAGTAAAAAACCAGTACAAAGGTTCTTCTCTCCAGGAAGAATAAATCTGATAGGCGAACATATAGACTACAATGGAGGATATGTATTACCAGTAGCTATAAACCTTGGTATAAATGGCTTAATGAATTTGAGGGACGATAATTTTATTTGCCTAAAATCTATGGACTTTCCCAACGAAGTAAAAGTCGATCTAAATAAGGGAGTGGATTATAGAAAAGAGGATGGTTGGGGTAACTATGCTAAGGGGGTTATAAAGTTTCTGTTAGAAGATGGGGTTCCCTTGAAGGGATGTAATATACTGATTAAAGGAGAACTTCCAAATGGAGCAGGCCTTTCATCTTCTGCGGCTTTGGAAGTACTAATTGGGTTCATGCTCTTATCTCAAAGTCAATCCCCTGAAGAAATCGAAAGAACATACCTTGCACTCTTGGGACAAAGGGTTGAAAACAAATTTATTGGTGTGAACTCTGGAATAATGGATCAATTTGTGATAGCAAACGCCAAGAAGGATCACGCTTTACTGCTTGACACACAAAACCTAACTTATGAATACATACCTTGCTATTTAGACGAGTATTCTCTGATTATTATGAACACAAACAAAAGAAGAGAGCTTGCTTCGTCTCAATACAACCAAAGAAGACAAGAATGTGAAAATGCTTTAGAAAAAATAAACCAATCGAAGGAAACAAAAGTTGATAATTTATGCCAATGTAGTGAGAAAGATCTAAAATATCTTGATAATGAAATAGAGTTAAAAAGAGCAAGGCACGTAATAACAGAAAATCAAAGGGTTATCCAGGCTTCTAAATTATTAAATAATAATGATATTGAAGGTTTTGGATCACTTTTAATCCAATCCCATAATTCCTTGAAAAATGATTATGAAGTGACAGGTTATGAACTAGATACAATTGTTGACGAAGCTCTAAAAACCAAAGGCTGTGTAGGAGCTAGAATGACTGGAGCAGGATTTGGTGGATGCGCCATTGCTTTGGTGGAAAAAAGTCAGGTAAAAACTTTCAAGGAGCAAGTTTCGAAGAATTATTATGAAAAAACCATGATAGAGCCATTCTTTTACGAAACAACAATCGAAGACGGAGTAAAAATTCTCAAAAATTGA
- the galT gene encoding galactose-1-phosphate uridylyltransferase, whose product MAELRWNPLLKTYTMVADNRQNRPHLPEDWCPFCPGPGKKVPPNYDVYAYDNDFPALKLEPDEPNIQGSDLYKVKKNYGKCEVILYSPDHNITLPQLQVEHIFKLVNLWVERFEELSKDEKIKYIFPFENRGKEVGVTMLHPHGQLYAYSWIPLKLKVELDNCKKYYEEKEKCLICEMNKEEKEFQKRILFENGSFLVYLPFFTDYPYGAFIVSKSHKGNLSEFDEKEKWDLAEAIKLLTGGFDALFDKPFPYMMNIHQTPVNSEEYADSNKYYHFHIEFYPPLRDKDKIKWYASSEMGAWAAANTMAVEETAVTLRNAIEKFKKIQ is encoded by the coding sequence ATGGCAGAATTACGTTGGAATCCTTTATTAAAAACATACACAATGGTTGCAGACAACAGACAAAATAGACCCCATTTACCTGAGGATTGGTGCCCCTTTTGTCCAGGACCGGGTAAAAAAGTGCCTCCGAACTATGACGTTTATGCATACGACAACGATTTTCCCGCTTTAAAACTAGAACCAGATGAGCCAAATATACAAGGATCGGATTTGTACAAAGTCAAAAAAAATTATGGAAAATGCGAAGTGATTTTGTATTCTCCTGATCACAATATTACCCTTCCTCAATTACAAGTAGAACATATATTTAAGTTGGTAAACTTATGGGTTGAAAGATTTGAGGAACTCTCAAAAGATGAAAAAATAAAATACATCTTTCCGTTTGAAAACAGAGGAAAAGAAGTAGGGGTAACGATGCTCCATCCACACGGTCAATTATATGCCTATTCGTGGATTCCTTTGAAGTTAAAAGTGGAACTCGACAACTGTAAAAAATATTACGAAGAAAAAGAAAAATGCCTTATTTGTGAAATGAACAAAGAAGAAAAGGAGTTTCAAAAAAGAATTCTTTTTGAGAATGGCTCATTTCTCGTTTATCTCCCGTTTTTTACAGACTACCCCTATGGTGCTTTCATCGTCAGCAAATCCCACAAAGGCAACTTATCAGAATTCGACGAAAAAGAAAAATGGGACCTGGCTGAGGCGATAAAACTGTTAACTGGTGGTTTTGATGCATTGTTTGACAAACCTTTTCCCTACATGATGAATATCCATCAAACTCCTGTTAATTCAGAAGAATATGCAGATTCCAACAAATACTATCATTTTCATATTGAGTTCTATCCTCCTTTAAGAGACAAGGATAAAATAAAATGGTACGCATCAAGCGAGATGGGTGCTTGGGCTGCGGCGAATACCATGGCGGTGGAAGAAACTGCCGTTACTTTAAGAAATGCAATAGAAAAATTCAAAAAAATACAATAG